The region CAAACGGATCCGGGCCCGGGAACTGTGGAATTTGATCAACATTTGCGCCACCTATTCGGCGGAGCCGGGGATCTTTTTCATCGACAACGCCAATGAGATGACGAACGCGCGGGCTTACGGACAGAAGGTCGTGGCCACCAACCCGTGCGGGGAACAGCCCCTCGCCCCCTATTCCGTCTGCAATTTGGCGGCGGTCAATCTGGCCAACATGGTGGATAAAGAGAAGAAGGAAGTCGATTTTGACAAGCTGATCCGGACGGTGCAGATCGGCGTCCGTTTGCAGGACAACGTCATCGATGCCACCCCCTATTTCCTGGAAGAAAACCGGAAGCAGGCCCTCGGGGAACGGCGGATCGGCCTCGGCGTCATGGGTCTCGCGGATATGCTCATTTACTGCGAAAAGGAATACGGTTCGCCGGAAGGGAACGAGCTGGTCGATAAAGTCTTTGAAACGATCGCCACGACGGCTTACCGGACTTCCATTGAGCTCGCGAAGGAAAAGGGCAGTTTCCCGTTCTTGGTCGGGAAAACGGAGGAGGAAACGAACCGGCTGAGAAAGGCCTTTATCAACACCGGGTACATGAAACGGATGCCGGAGGACATCCGCCAGGACATATTGAAATACGGCATCCGCAACTCCCATCTGTTGACGGTCGCCCCGACGGGCTCGACGGGGACGATGGTCGGGGTCTCCACCGGGCTCGAACCCTATTTCTCGTTCACCTACTACCGGAGCGGCCGTTTAGGAAAATTCATCGAAGTCAAGGCCGAGATCGTTCAAGAATACTTGCGCAAACATCCGGAGGCGGACCCGGATCGGCTGCCGCACTTTTTCGTCACGGCGATGGACTTGACGCCGGAAGCCCATGCCGACGTCCAATGCATCATTCAGCGGTGGGTGGACAGCTCCATCAGCAAAACGGTCAACGCCCCGAAGGGATATACGGTGGAACAGGTGAAAAAGGTGTACGAGCGGCTCTACAAAGGCGGCGCCAAGGGCGGGACGGTCTATGTGGACGGCAGCCGGGACTCCCAGGTGCTGACGTTAAAAGCGGAGGAAAACACCCGGGAGGAAGCGGAGGAGCTGCACCCGGAAAAGCCGAAGGTCGTCCTGGTGGAAACAATCCAGGACCTGCGCTCAACGGATGTGACGATCGGCTCGGAAATCGGCAATACATGTCCCGTCTGCCGGAAAGGAAAGGTGCGGGAAATCGGCGGCTGCAACACCTGTGACAACTGCGGCGCCCAATTGAAGTGCGGGCTGTAGCCTCAGGGATACAAGGCGGACCAACGTCCGCCTTTTTTCTTTGCTTTCATCCCCTTCCCGGGTACTAAAAACCCTTACCCTCGATTACATATGGATAAAAAGCCTTTATGGGGGATGGGTCATGCTTGTTCACGGGGTTTTTTCGGGAGGCGGTGTCAAGGGGATCGCCTTTATCGGAGCGTACCAGGTTTTGGAAGAGAAGGGGATCCGGTTCGATCAAGTCGCGGGGACGAGCGCGGGTGCCTTGTTCGCTTCCCTGATCGCCGCCGGGTATACGAGCGAGGAACTTTTTCAAATGTTTTCGGATTTGGATTTCCGGGATTTTTTGGATGAGACGGATGCCCTTGCTGCTATTCCGATTATCCGCTGGGTGCCTTTATATTGGCGGCTCGGCCTCTACAAGGGAAAGGCGCTGGAAAAATGGATCGCCGGCCGTCTGTGGAAGAAGGGGATCCATACCTTCAGCGATCTGCCCCCGAACGCTTTGCGGCTGATCGCCTCCGATTTGACCAACGGGACGATGATGGTTTTGCCCGACGATCTTCCCCGGTACGGCCTGTCGTGGAAAACCTTCCCGGTGGCCAAGGCGGTGCGCATCAGCTGCAGCCTCCCTTACTTTTTTGAACCGGTCCGGCTGAAGACGGAAAAGGGGAAGGTCGTTTTGGTGGACGGCGGGGTTTTAAGCAATTTTCCGGTTTGGCTTTTCGAAGAGGGAAGGATGCAAAGGAAGCGCCCGATCATCGGCATAAAGCTGAGCCAGGAAAAGGAAGTGATTCCGCCGAAGCGGATCAAAAACGCCTTGCATCTCTTTGAGGCCCTGTTTACGACGATGATGGACGCCCATGATGCCCGCTACATTTCCAAAAAACACACCGCGAACCTCATTTTTATTCCGACGGATGGGATAAACGCCACCGATTTTTCCTTGTCGGAGGAGAAAAAAAACACCCTCCTGCAGATCGGGAGGGAGAGGACGAAGGAATTTTTGAAAACGTGGCGCCGGGTGTTTTAAAGGTTTTCCCTTTTTCCCTTCTTTCCTTCAATGACCGTCAAACGGACGCCGCTTTTTTTCCGGAGGGGCGGGCGTTTCATTTTTCGGCCTTTCAATTCCCGCCGGTTTTCAAAACGTTTCCGCGACAGGCGGGCCGCCTTTCGGAAGGACGCCATTTCCTTCCGTTTCGGATCGTTCCGAAGGAGGAAATAACGGACGAGGAAAAACAGGATCCCGCCGATGAAGATCAGGGCCAGCAGGTGATTCATCCACCGGCCGGAGCTGCCGGACAGGGAGGATGCCAAACCGATCAGGGCGAGGAGGAAGATTCCGTAAATCGCCCACTTCGCTCCTTTTTTCATACTTCTAGCCACCCCCTATATGCATCATAAGCCAACGGCCCGGTTTTTAAACATTTCGGAAAATTTTTCGGAAACTCCGTCCCCAAAGATCTGTTTGCCGCCAAAAGATCGGCGCCGCAAGAGGCGGACGGCCGGAAACGAAATCCTCCACACTATCAGTTTAGCAAAGATCGTCCCGCTGCCTCCATCCGAATTTTATAAAAATCTTCTCCGGAAGCATACTACCAGGGTGGAGGTGCAGCCAGGTGAAAAAGTTGGAACGGGAGAAGGAAAAACCTTTTTCCTTTCGTCGGACGGTTGTCTCTGCCGGCTTTGGCGGCGGCGTCATTTGGTCCTTGGCCGGTTATCTCGCCTATTTTTTCAATTTTACGGAGATCCGGCCGAACATGCTGTGGAAACCTTGGGTCCACGCCGGGTGGAAGGCCGGCTGGATCGGGGACTTGGCCGCCGTTTTGGCCATCGGGATCCTGGGGATCGCCGCCGCCTTTCTCTATTATTTTTCCTTGCGGAACGTTCCTTCCGTCTGGGCGGGGGTCCTATACGGGGGAGTGCTGTTCGTCTTCGTCTTTTATTTGCTGAACCCGCTCCTTCCCGGTTTTAATCCGCCGTGGAAATTGGATGCGAACACGATTGTCACGAGCCTTTGCCTGTATGTGCTGTTCGGGATGTTTGTCGGCTATACGATCTCCTACGAGTACGGCGAGTACAAGCGGGAGCGGAAAGGGGGGCAGGGCGCGGGGAGCGGATGATTTCGCAGAAAAGGCAGGAAAAAATTTCTTTTCTATGTTAGAATACAGGTATCGGACGGGAAGGCACCCGATTCGGGCTTTCGCCGACAACCGCCGGAAAAAGGCAGGGATCCTGATGAAGAGCGTTTGGGTGATCAACGGACCGAACTTAAATCTGCTCGGCAAAAGGGAACCGGAGATCTACGGGCAAAAAACCCTCGCCGATTTGGAAAGCCTATTGAGGAAAAAGGCGGAAGAACATGGCATCCGGCTGGTGTTCAGGCAGTCGAACCATGAAGGGCAGATCATCGACTGGCTCCATGAGGCAAACGGGGACAAAACGGCCCTCGGCATCATCTTGAATCCGGGCGCCTTCACCCATTACAGCTACGCCATTTTTGACGCGGTGAAAGCCATTGAAGTCCCCGTATTTGAAGTCCATTTGACCAACATCTTCGCCCGGGAACCTTTCCGGAGCCGGTCGGTCATCGCGCCGGCCGCAGCCGGCCATATCTGCGGGGCCGGTTTTTACGGCTACGAACTTGCCCTGCAATTCTTTATTGACTTGAGAAAGAGGAGAGGCGAAAATGGAAAAGCTGGAGAAGATCCGGAAAAAAATCAGTGAATTGGGCGTGGACGGCTTGCTCATCATGAGTCCGTCCAACCGGCGTTACGTATCCGGTTTTACCGGGACGGCGGGAGCGGCGCTGATCACGCTGGACGAGGCCTTTTTCATTACCGATTTCCGCTACGTGGAGCAGGCGAAAAAGCAAGCCCCGGATTTCACCGTCGTCCGCCACAAAGGCTCCATCATCGAGGAAGTGAAAAATCTTTGCAGCCGCAAGGGCTGGAAACGGATCGGATTCGAGGAGCAGCACGTGACCTACGCGCTGTACCGGGAGATGGAAAACCGGCTGCCGGCGGAGCTCGTTCCCGTCTCCGGCGCCGTGGAAAAATTGCGATTGATTAAAAGCGAAGCGGAGATTAAGATAATAAAGGTGGCAGCCGATATTGCCGACGCGGCGTTCAAGCATATTCTCGATTACATAAAACCGGGCGTTACCGAAATGGAAGTGGCCAACGAACTCGAGCATTTTATGAAAAAATGCGGCGCATCCGCCGTCTCCTTCGAAACGATCGTCGCCTCCGGCCACCGCTCCGCCTTGCCCCACGGGGTTGCCTCGGAAAAGGTCATCGAAAAGGGGGATATGGTTACCCTCGATTACGGGGCCGTCTACCAGGGCTATGTTTCCGACATTACCCGCACCGTGAGCGTCGGCGAGCCGTCCGACACCTTGAAGGAAATTTACGGCATCGTGCTGGAAGCCCAACGGAAAGGGGTGGAAGCGATCCGGCCGGGGATGACCGGGAAGGAAGCGGACGCCGTTTGCCGCAGCTATATTGCCGAAAAAGGCTACGGGGAATATTTCGGCCATTCCACCGGACACGGAATCGGCCTCGAAGTTCATGAAGGGCCCGCCCTATCGGAAAGATCCGATGAGGTGTTGGCGGAAAACATGGTCGTGACCGTCGAACCGGGCATCTATCTTCCGGGAGTCGGGGGCGTCCGCATCGAAGACGACATCCTTCTCTCGGAAAAGGAAAATATTCGGCTGACCCATTCCACCAAGGAACTGATCGTACTTTAGATTGATGGATGGAAGGACGTGAAAAGATGATCTCTGTGAACGATTTTCGCAACGGCCTGACGATCGAAGTGGACGGCGAGATCTACCGGGTGCTCGAATTCCAGCATGTGAAGCCCGGAAAGGGTGCCGCCTTCGTCCGTTCGCGGCTGCGCAATTTGCGCAACGGAAATATCGTCGAGAAAACCTTCCGCGCCGGCGAAAAAGTGGAGCGGGCGCAAATCGACAATCGGAAAATGCAGTACCTGTATTCCACCGGCGATACATATATTTTTATGGACACCGAAACCTATGAACAGGTGGAATTGTCGGCGAAGCAAATCGAGTACGAACTGAAATTTTTAAAGGAAAACATGGAAGTTTCCGTCATCATGTATCAAGGGGAGACGATCGGCGTCGAACTGCCGAACACCGTCGTCTTGACCGTCGTGGAAACCGAGCCCGGCATTAAGGGGGATACGGTGAGCGGCGGAACGAAGCCGGCCAAACTGGAAACCGGCCTCGTCGTCCAAGTTCCCCTTTTCGTCAACGAAGGGGACAAGCTGATCATCAACACGGCGGACGGCACCTATGTTTCCCGGGCGTAACCGGGGGAGATGTCCGTCGCGGCTTGCCGGATAAGGATCATCCGGCAAAACTTTCCGCAAAAATGCGGGGATCCGTCCGCAAAGGTCCCGGAAGCCCGATTGCGGGAACCCTTTACAGGTTCCCCTTCCCTGCGGCTTCCGATCCCCGCACTTGCCGGTCTTATCGCGGCCGGAATTGGCGGTTTGACCCGCCGGTTCCGCGCCGCGTTTTTTTGTACCGGGAAAAAATTCCTGCCGGGGCTGCCGGCCCTGAATCCCCGGGACGCCGGCTCGGCCTTGGCTGCCTTTTTCCCTCTCGCCAACGGACGCATAAGAGCCGCAGGTGAGGCGGCCGCCTTGATATATGTCGGCCATCCCATTTCCTTGAATTTCGAAATGGAACCGCCCCGAGCCATCGGGGTTATTTTTTTGCCGGGGGCGAATGCGGTTCCGTCCCCCTTTGCCCCCGGACCTTGGGGGTATTTTTTTGCCCTTCAAGAGAATTCCGGTTTTGCCAGTCATACTTTGTCCAACGGGCCAATACATTTAAAATAAACAGCAGCATATCCGAGGTGGATGGGATGAAGGAAGTGATCCGTTATTTTCCGGAAAGGATCCGGGAACGGATTCTCGCCATTCCGGAGGCGAGCAGGGAAAGGATCGATGAGATCCGCATCCGAATCGGCCGGCCGGTGGAACTGAATTTTGGAAAAACCGTTCAATTCCTTCCCCCGGCCGTCAGCGAAAAGGAAGGGGAACAATTGTTTGGCAATTTGGCGAAGCATTCCATATACGCCCTTGAAGAAGAATTGAAGAGGGGATACATCACCGTCGAAGGGGGCCACCGGGTGGGCCTGGCAGGCAAGGTCATTTTGG is a window of Caldibacillus debilis DSM 16016 DNA encoding:
- the aroQ gene encoding type II 3-dehydroquinate dehydratase codes for the protein MKSVWVINGPNLNLLGKREPEIYGQKTLADLESLLRKKAEEHGIRLVFRQSNHEGQIIDWLHEANGDKTALGIILNPGAFTHYSYAIFDAVKAIEVPVFEVHLTNIFAREPFRSRSVIAPAAAGHICGAGFYGYELALQFFIDLRKRRGENGKAGEDPEKNQ
- a CDS encoding SA1362 family protein, coding for MKKGAKWAIYGIFLLALIGLASSLSGSSGRWMNHLLALIFIGGILFFLVRYFLLRNDPKRKEMASFRKAARLSRKRFENRRELKGRKMKRPPLRKKSGVRLTVIEGKKGKRENL
- the efp gene encoding elongation factor P, encoding MISVNDFRNGLTIEVDGEIYRVLEFQHVKPGKGAAFVRSRLRNLRNGNIVEKTFRAGEKVERAQIDNRKMQYLYSTGDTYIFMDTETYEQVELSAKQIEYELKFLKENMEVSVIMYQGETIGVELPNTVVLTVVETEPGIKGDTVSGGTKPAKLETGLVVQVPLFVNEGDKLIINTADGTYVSRA
- a CDS encoding YqhR family membrane protein, whose translation is MKKLEREKEKPFSFRRTVVSAGFGGGVIWSLAGYLAYFFNFTEIRPNMLWKPWVHAGWKAGWIGDLAAVLAIGILGIAAAFLYYFSLRNVPSVWAGVLYGGVLFVFVFYLLNPLLPGFNPPWKLDANTIVTSLCLYVLFGMFVGYTISYEYGEYKRERKGGQGAGSG
- a CDS encoding M24 family metallopeptidase, translating into MEKLEKIRKKISELGVDGLLIMSPSNRRYVSGFTGTAGAALITLDEAFFITDFRYVEQAKKQAPDFTVVRHKGSIIEEVKNLCSRKGWKRIGFEEQHVTYALYREMENRLPAELVPVSGAVEKLRLIKSEAEIKIIKVAADIADAAFKHILDYIKPGVTEMEVANELEHFMKKCGASAVSFETIVASGHRSALPHGVASEKVIEKGDMVTLDYGAVYQGYVSDITRTVSVGEPSDTLKEIYGIVLEAQRKGVEAIRPGMTGKEADAVCRSYIAEKGYGEYFGHSTGHGIGLEVHEGPALSERSDEVLAENMVVTVEPGIYLPGVGGVRIEDDILLSEKENIRLTHSTKELIVL
- a CDS encoding patatin-like phospholipase family protein, coding for MLVHGVFSGGGVKGIAFIGAYQVLEEKGIRFDQVAGTSAGALFASLIAAGYTSEELFQMFSDLDFRDFLDETDALAAIPIIRWVPLYWRLGLYKGKALEKWIAGRLWKKGIHTFSDLPPNALRLIASDLTNGTMMVLPDDLPRYGLSWKTFPVAKAVRISCSLPYFFEPVRLKTEKGKVVLVDGGVLSNFPVWLFEEGRMQRKRPIIGIKLSQEKEVIPPKRIKNALHLFEALFTTMMDAHDARYISKKHTANLIFIPTDGINATDFSLSEEKKNTLLQIGRERTKEFLKTWRRVF